A DNA window from Synechococcales cyanobacterium T60_A2020_003 contains the following coding sequences:
- a CDS encoding MoaD/ThiS family protein — MITVKLKLFAAYQDAFGVPELSLDVPEGTSVSNLRDRLIQEHPELAQWKDVTRFGINLEFVPPETLLNDGDEVVLIPPVSGG, encoded by the coding sequence ATGATTACGGTCAAGCTCAAACTATTCGCGGCGTATCAGGATGCCTTTGGAGTTCCAGAGCTGAGTTTAGACGTTCCAGAGGGTACTTCTGTTTCCAATCTGCGCGATCGCCTGATTCAAGAGCACCCAGAACTCGCTCAGTGGAAGGACGTGACTCGGTTTGGCATCAATCTGGAGTTTGTTCCGCCCGAAACGCTCCTCAACGACGGGGATGAAGTTGTTTTGATTCCGCCAGTCAGTGGTGGTTAA